A portion of the Thermosediminibacter oceani DSM 16646 genome contains these proteins:
- a CDS encoding M20/M25/M40 family metallo-hydrolase gives MLERELIRQLTVELTGIKSIVGTPGEIRVAEKIYDFLKGLDYYVKHPDYLMLSDLKEDALGRKNVIALLKGEKGYSRNTVILIGHIDTVGVDDYGNIREYATDPERLKEALRMKELDEDTLKDLESGDWLFGRGIFDMKAGVATHMALMKKLSENVHQLEGNVVFLALADEEGNSTGMLSAVDELVRLAESRDLEYMAAVNTDYMAPRFPGDDRRYIYIGTVGKILPCFYIYGKETHVGQAFEGLDANLLAAEILKEVDLAFDLCDIVENEASVPPISLSQRDLKSVYSVQTVNEAYLYFNYSTHSSQPDEVLAKLKAKAEKAFKSVLNKLNDEYRRYCLATGLPYRELPWEVQVLTFEELYSAVRAEMGDNIDEFLKKLKEELLRQNPDQRIYSLQVVRELHRHWSNKNPVVILFFAPPYYPHIYVKGENEKERKLLEAVNEAVAHASARFPYRFEIKKFYPYISDLSYFSVPEKVEAISALINNMPGWNEIYSLPIESIQKINVPVVNIGPYGKDAHKFTERVNISYSFEVMPEILEMTVKLLLEG, from the coding sequence ATGTTGGAAAGAGAACTCATCCGGCAGCTCACCGTGGAGCTCACCGGAATAAAGAGCATAGTAGGCACCCCTGGAGAGATAAGGGTGGCCGAAAAGATTTACGATTTTTTAAAAGGCCTTGACTATTACGTAAAACACCCCGATTACCTCATGCTGTCGGATTTAAAGGAAGACGCTCTGGGCAGAAAGAACGTGATAGCCCTGCTGAAAGGGGAAAAGGGCTATTCCAGGAACACAGTGATCCTAATAGGGCACATAGACACCGTGGGTGTGGATGATTACGGAAATATCAGAGAATACGCCACCGATCCGGAAAGGCTGAAAGAGGCCCTCAGGATGAAGGAGCTGGACGAAGATACCTTAAAGGATCTGGAGAGCGGGGACTGGCTGTTCGGCAGGGGAATATTCGACATGAAGGCCGGGGTGGCGACCCATATGGCCCTGATGAAAAAACTTTCGGAAAATGTCCATCAACTGGAGGGCAACGTGGTGTTCCTGGCATTGGCCGACGAAGAGGGTAATTCCACCGGTATGCTTTCGGCGGTGGATGAGCTAGTGCGCCTTGCGGAAAGCCGCGACCTCGAGTACATGGCCGCCGTCAACACCGACTACATGGCACCCCGGTTTCCCGGCGACGACAGGAGGTACATCTATATAGGCACAGTGGGGAAGATACTGCCCTGTTTTTACATATACGGCAAGGAGACCCACGTGGGACAGGCCTTCGAAGGCCTTGACGCCAACCTGCTTGCAGCAGAAATATTAAAGGAAGTTGACCTGGCCTTCGACCTATGCGACATAGTGGAAAACGAAGCTTCTGTTCCACCCATAAGCCTGAGCCAGCGGGATTTGAAATCCGTGTACTCGGTGCAGACGGTGAACGAAGCATACCTTTACTTCAACTATTCCACCCACAGCAGCCAGCCGGACGAGGTGCTGGCCAAACTGAAAGCCAAGGCCGAAAAAGCCTTCAAGAGTGTGCTGAATAAGCTCAATGACGAGTACAGGCGCTACTGCCTGGCCACCGGTCTGCCTTACAGGGAACTGCCGTGGGAGGTGCAGGTGCTGACCTTCGAGGAGCTTTATAGCGCCGTCAGGGCTGAGATGGGCGACAATATCGACGAATTTCTCAAAAAACTTAAGGAGGAGTTGCTGCGCCAAAATCCCGACCAAAGAATATACAGCCTGCAGGTGGTGAGGGAACTGCACCGGCATTGGTCCAACAAGAACCCGGTTGTGATCCTGTTTTTCGCTCCGCCGTATTACCCGCACATTTACGTGAAGGGCGAAAATGAAAAGGAAAGAAAGCTGCTTGAGGCCGTAAACGAGGCTGTAGCCCATGCGTCCGCAAGATTCCCTTACAGGTTTGAAATAAAGAAGTTTTACCCGTATATTTCGGACCTGAGCTATTTCTCGGTTCCGGAAAAAGTTGAGGCAATCAGCGCTCTTATTAACAATATGCCGGGGTGGAATGAAATCTACTCGCTGCCAATCGAGTCTATACAAAAAATAAACGTCCCCGTCGTCAACATAGGCCCCTATGGTAAGGACGCCCATAAATTCACCGAAAGGGTTAACATATCCTATTCCTTCGAGGTGATGCCGGAAATCCTGGAGATGACGGTGAAATTATTGCTGGAGGGATAA
- the iadA gene encoding beta-aspartyl-peptidase, with protein MIHIKDAHVFAPEDMGICDVVIEAGKIIYVGKSCEVKGPFQVDVVHLEGAYLCPGFIDQHVHITGGGGEGGPETSTPEIKLSDLTRNGITTVIGCLGTDGITRSMARLYNKARALEIEGISTYIFTGAYQFPLPTLTGSIQTDLIFIDKVVGVGEVAISDHRSSHASAAELARLAGEARVAAMIGKKGGKLHLHVGDGPRGLKALFRIARSTDVPLSQFQPTHLNRCRRLMEESIEFAMAGGYCDYTAGEDILEDDGVTAAQAVYEALKAGAPAENLTISSDGNGSLPVFDSCKRLVGIGIGDVSSLLKSLKAMVFKYDIPLEIALATVTKNPAGIHRLEGKGEIREGFDADLVVMDGNLEVRSVIAKGRWMVRDGEVQVFGTFEKSMGGK; from the coding sequence GTGATTCACATTAAAGATGCTCATGTCTTTGCCCCGGAAGATATGGGAATTTGCGACGTAGTCATCGAAGCGGGAAAAATCATATACGTGGGTAAGAGCTGTGAGGTAAAGGGCCCTTTTCAGGTGGATGTGGTCCACCTGGAAGGTGCGTATTTGTGCCCCGGGTTTATCGACCAGCACGTCCACATAACGGGCGGAGGCGGCGAAGGAGGCCCGGAGACCTCGACGCCGGAAATAAAGCTTTCCGACCTGACGAGAAACGGTATAACAACGGTGATAGGCTGCCTCGGGACCGACGGTATTACAAGGTCCATGGCAAGGCTCTACAACAAAGCCAGAGCCCTTGAGATAGAAGGCATTTCCACGTATATATTCACCGGCGCCTACCAGTTTCCCCTCCCCACTCTGACCGGCAGCATCCAGACCGACCTTATCTTTATAGACAAAGTGGTGGGGGTGGGGGAAGTGGCCATATCGGACCACCGCTCCTCCCATGCCTCCGCCGCCGAACTTGCCCGACTGGCTGGTGAAGCCAGGGTGGCGGCCATGATAGGCAAAAAAGGTGGTAAGCTGCACCTGCACGTGGGCGATGGTCCGAGGGGACTCAAAGCGCTTTTCCGCATAGCCAGATCTACCGATGTACCGTTATCCCAGTTCCAGCCCACCCACCTTAACCGGTGCCGCAGGCTGATGGAAGAATCTATCGAATTCGCCATGGCGGGAGGTTACTGCGACTACACCGCCGGCGAAGACATCCTGGAAGACGACGGGGTTACCGCAGCCCAGGCCGTTTATGAGGCTTTAAAGGCCGGTGCACCGGCCGAGAACCTCACCATAAGCTCCGACGGCAACGGCAGCTTACCCGTATTTGATTCCTGCAAAAGGCTGGTGGGCATTGGCATAGGTGACGTTTCCTCCCTTTTAAAGAGCCTGAAGGCTATGGTCTTCAAATACGACATACCCCTGGAAATTGCCCTGGCCACGGTGACGAAAAATCCAGCCGGCATTCACCGGCTGGAGGGTAAAGGTGAGATAAGGGAAGGATTCGACGCGGACCTGGTGGTGATGGATGGAAATTTGGAGGTTCGAAGCGTCATAGCAAAAGGAAGATGGATGGTACGGGACGGAGAAGTACAGGTTTTCGGCACTTTCGAGAAATCGATGGGGGGAAAATAA